The genomic region CCGTGCGCCGGGAGATGAACAGGGCCTGGGCGATCTCCCGGTTGGTGCGGCCGCTGGCCACCAGGCGGGCGATGTCCTGTTCGCGCGGGGACAGCTGGCTGCCGTAGCCGCGCCGGCCCCGTGGCGAGGGCGTGGGCACGCCGATGCTGCGGATGTGGTGGCGGCAGCGGGCGGCGTCGACGGTGGCGCCGAGGGCGTCGTAGGTCTGGGCGAGCGAGCCGAGGGCGGCGGTGTCGGGCGGCGCCGCGCGCAGGGCCGCTTCGGTGAGCTGGGTGGCGCGGTAGGTCAGTCCCAGTTCGCGGTGCTGGTCGACCGCGGCCTGGTAGAGCCGTTGGGTCTCACCGCGGTCGCCGGCGGCCGCGGCCAGCCTGGCCCGGCAGGCGGTCAGCGTCGCCTCGGCGAACGGGGCGTCGGTGCCGGTCAGGCCGTCGGCCAGCTCGGCGAGCAGGTCGCGGGCGGCCTCGGGGCGCTGGCCGGCCAGGTAGCAGTCGACCGCGTGCGGCACCACCTCACCTGCCCAGACCCAGGCCCCCTTGCCGCGCAGCAGGGCCACCCCGCGCTCGGCCTGCTGCTCGGCCGCCGCGGTCTCGCCCCGGCTGAGCAGCATGGCGGCCAGGCCGCCGACCGCGGCGATCCGCACCGGGATGGTCGCCGCCGCCGGGTGTGCGCCCTCGGCGGCCTGGAACCCCGCCTCGGCGCGGGCCCAGTCGCCGCGCGCGGTGGCCAGCCAGCCGCAGGCCAGGTTCAGCTCGGTGGTGACCGGCGGCAGGTGCGCGTAGGTCCGCAGCAGCTCGGCGATCCGCTCCTCCAGCCCTGACCACTGCCCGGTGAGCCAGTCCAGCCGGACCGCGGTGGCCTCGGCGGCGCCGATCACGTACGGCGCGCCGACCCTGGCGGCGAGGGTGAGCCCGGTGCGCAGGAAGGCCCTGGCCCGCTGGTGGTGGCCGATCCAGGAGCAGGCGTCGGCCAGGTTGCAGTGCGCGCGGGCCAGGTGGCGCACCTCCTCCGGGTCGCGCACCTCGGCCGGGGCGGGCAGTCGCGCGGCGCGGTCCCAGGCGCTGGGGTCGCCCGCGATCAGCCTGCCGCCGAGGGTGGTGGCCAGCACGGCCAGGCGCAGGGCGCGGGCGGGCAGGTGGTCCAGCACGCCTTCCACCCGGTCCAGCCAGGCCTGGTGCTCGGCGAGGGGCGCGGTGTTCAGGTAGGGCACGGCCAGCACCGCCATGCCGCGCGCGATCCGGCCGGGCTGGTCGGCCAGCAGCTCGACCGCGTGCGCGATCTCCGCTTCGGCGCGGTCGGACTCGCCCGTCTGGCGGAGCAGCAGCAGGCCGAACCACAGGTGCACCTCGCCGCGCACGTCGGCGGTCAGCCGGGGGTCGGAGAGCAGGTCCTCGACCCTGGCCAGCGCCGAGGGGCTGTGCAACCCGGCCACCGCGTGGTCGCACAGCTTCATCGCCAGCCGGTTCACGTCCTCGGCGCGGGCGTCCGCATCGGAGATCACCTGGCAGAGCAGGTCGATCGCGGTGGGCACGTCCCGGCCCTCGACCGCGGCGTCGGCGGCCAGCTCGCTGTAGCGGAGCCAGTCGGCGACCAGGCCACCGGCCTTGGCGTGCGCGGCCAGCCGGGCCAGCGGCTTGCGGTCGAGCCCGGACAGCACCCGGATGGCCCGCTTGTGCAGCTCGCTGCGCCACGGGCCGGGGGTCGACTCGCGCACCGCGCGCGCGGCCATCGGCGACCGGAACCCGTAGCGGTCCGCCGATTCCTCGACCAGCACGGCCGAGCGCACGAGCATGGTCAGCTGGTCCAGATCGGCCTCGCCCGCGACCGCGGCCAGGGTGTCGGCCGACTCCGCGACGTCGAGCACCGCGGCCGCCTCGGCGAGCGCGCGGGCGGCGGGCGGCAGGCCCCGCACGCGCTCCTGGACCGCCTCCCGCACCAACGCCGGCACCCCGGTCTCGGCCAGCACCCAGCGCGCGGCCGTCTCGTCGGTGCGCACGTCCCGTTCCGGCGCGGGCAGTGCCCGCACCGTCTCCTCGACCACGAACGGGACACCGCCCGTCTCCTGCCACACCGCCTCGGCGAACGGCACGGAGGCCAGCGGCGCGCCCAGCACGGCGTTGACCATCGCGCGCACCTCCCCCGCGTCGAGCGGGCGCAGGGTGAGGTGCACCCCGGTCACCCCGGGCGGGATGCGCAGGGCGCGGCCGAGCGGGGCCTGGGCCGGAAGGTCCTCGGGCCGGTAGGTGGCCACGACGGACAGCTCCGGCGGCGGGTCGGCGAGCACGAAGCGCAGCACCTGGCGGGTCCGCTCATCCGCCCAGTGCAGGTCCTCGACCACGAGCACGGCCGGGCCCAGCGCGGCGAGCAGCTGCCGGATGGCGCGGAACACCCGGTGCCGTTCGGCCACCGGATCGCCCAGCGGCGGCGGCGCTGGCGGCAGGAGCGCGGCCAGCTCGGGCAGGTGGTCGCGCAGCGCGCCGGTCACCGGTCCCGGATCGCGCAGCCGGTCCCCGCACCGGCTGAGACAGTCCAGCAGCACGCCGTAGGGGAACGGGTCGGCCAGCGGCTGGCAGGCGGCCATCACCACCTGGGCCGGGCCACTGCGCGCGGCCAGCTCGGCGACCAGTCTGGTCTTGCCGATCCCCGCCTCACCCGCCACGAAGGCCACCGAGGGCGGGCGCGCGGTGGCGGCGCGCAGGGCGGCCAGCTCCGCGTCCCGGCCGATCAACGGCGGCGGACCGGAGCGGGTTCGCACGGCATCGTCGAGCATCCGCACTCCCGTCGTCGACCGCCAGCGTAGGTCGGCGGATCTGCCGCCATAACCCCGAATTCGGCTGGTCCGCCGGGTGCGGGCAAGTCGGGTACCCCTACGGGGACTTACCACGGTTGTTCCCCCTCCGCCGACGCCGAATGGTGATGTCCACCCACTGCGGAATGGAGGAAACCGATGCACAGGACGCGAAGAACAGCGGCCCTGCTGGCCGTCGCCGCGGTCGCGATGACCGTGACCGCGGGAGTAGCGACCGCCCAGCCGGAAGCCGCCGTCGTCCAGGCCGACGAGCACATCGCCGGGCGTTACCTGGTGGTGCTGAAGGACAGTGCCCGTGCGGCCCAGGGCCACGCGAGCACGCTCACCCAGCGCTACGGCGGGGTGGTCGCGGACACCTACTCGGCCACGCTGAACGGGTTCGCGGTCCGCGATCTGCCCGAGCGGCAGGCGAAGCTGCTGGCCGCCGACCCCTCGGTCAAGGCGGTGCACGAGGACGGCACGACCAGGGCGGTCGCCGAGGAGCAGCCGAACCCGCCGTCCTGGGGGCTGGACCAGATCGACCAGCGGACCACCAGCCTGGACAAGAAGTACACCTACCCGAACAAGGCGGACAACACCACCGCCTACGTCATCGACTCCGGGGTGCGCATCCAGCACTCGGAGTTCGAGGGCAGGGCCAGCCACGGCTACGACTTCATCGACAACGACAACGACGCCAGCGACTGCTTCTGGCACGGCACCCACGTGGCCGGCACCATCGCGGGCAAGACCGTCGGGGTGGCCAAGAAGGCCAAGGTGGTCGCGGTCCGTTCGCTGAACTGCGGCGGTTCGGGCCCGGACTCGGCCACGGTCAGCGCGCTGGAATGGGTGGCCAAGAACGGCGTCAAGCCGGGCGTGGTCAACCTCAGCCTGGTGATGGACACCGTCGGCGTCGGCGACGAGCAGGTCAAGGCGTTGGTGGCCAAGGGCTTTGTGGTCGCGGTGGCGGCGGGCAACAACGGTCAGGACGCCTGCACGGCCAGCCCCGGCCGCACCCCGGAGGCGTTCACCATCGGCTGGATCAACCAGGGCGGCGGCCGCAGCGGCAACTACGGCCGCTGTGTCGACCTGTTCGCACCTGGCGGCAACATCTACTCCACCGACCACACCGGCGCCTACCGCACCGGCAGCGGCACCTCGATGGCCTCCCCGCACGGCGCGGGCGCGGCCGCGCTGTACCTGGGCGCGAACCCGGGTGCGACCCCGCAGCAGGTCCGGGACGCGTTGGTGGACAACGCGACCCCGGACCTGGTGACCAACCCGGGGGCGGGCTCGCCGAACAAGCTGCTCTACACCGGGTTCATCGGCGGCGGCCCGACCAAGTGCGGGGTCAAGGCCAACGACGAGGACGTGTCCATTCCGGACGCCGGTGCCGCGGTCGGCAGCAGCGTCACGCAGAACTCCTGTGAGGGCAAGGCTTCCGCGACCCTGCCGGTCCGGGTGGACATCGAGCACGGCTACACCGGCGACCTCGCCATCGACCTGATCGGCCCGAGCGGAGCCACCTTCCCGCTGCACCGCGCCGGCGGCGTCGGCGAGGCGGGTGGCGTGCACCAGAGCTTCACCGTGGACGCCTCCCGCGAGGAGGCCAACGGCACCTGGCGGCTCTCCGTCCGCGATGTGCACCGCTTCGACACCGGAACCCTGACCGGGTGGTCGATCACCTTCTGAGTCCCCGCCAATCCCCTGCAAGTCGAGGAGCACCATGAGAACACCACGTCTGGTCACCGCCCTGTGCGTGGCACTGGCCGCGCTGGCCATGCCGGTGGCCGCGGCGGCCGAGCCCGCCCCGATCAGCACCGCCGCCATCCCGACCGATGAGCTCAAAGCCGGTGACGCGGGTGCGAACGTCATCAACGGGCAGCGCACCACGGTCAAGGAGAACCCCTTCGTCATCGCCGGTGTCCGCGCCGGCGGCGGCGGGCCGCAGGGCCAGTCCTGCACCGCCGCGGTGGTGGGCAAGCGCAAGATCCTCACCGCCGCGCACTGCATGATCGACGTCGGCGGGGCCAAGAGCTACATCTACGGCGACGACGACCTCACCACCGCCGGTGATGAGACCTTCCGCACCAACGTCACCTCCTTCAAGGCGCACCCGCGCTACACCGGCCCGAACTCCTGGCAGACCGGCTACGACGTCGCGGTGATCACCACCGCGGACGACCTGCCCGTGCCGGAGAGCCAGTGGGCGAAGGTGGCGGGTTCCGGCGACACCGGGCTCACCCAGCCCGGCAAGTCCGGCACCGTCTTCGGCTACGGCCGGACCACCTCCAGCGGCGGCTCGGGCGCGCTGTACAAGACCACGTTGCCGGTCAACGACGCCAAGGACTGCCAGGTGTTCAACGTCCGGGTCAACCCGGATGTGATGGTGTGCACCGGTTACGACAACGGCCGCACCGCGACCTGTAGCGGCGACAGCGGCGGTCCGTACATTGTGGACGGTGTGGTGGCCGGGGTCGTGTCCTGGGGCGCCGGCGGCTGCGACCGTTACAGCATCATGGCGCGGCTGACCAACGAGATGGGCGACTGGGCCAGGAAGGAGATCGGCGGGCAGCCCGGCGACGGCAAGTTCACCGTGGGCCTCTCGCCCTCCTCCGGCAAGGTGGAGCCCGGCAAGCACATCTCCACCAGCGTCACCAGCAAGGCCGGCGACCAGGGTGCGGAGAAGCTGGAGCTCAGCGCCGCCGGCCTGCCCGGCGGGGCCACCGCCACCTTCCAGCCGGCCTCGATCACCTCGGGTGAGGTCGCCAAGCTGACCATCGAGACCGCGACGAGCACGCCGAAGGGCACGCACAAGGTCACCGTCACGGCCAAGGGCGGCTCCGGCGCGAAGACCGCCGAGTACACCCTGACCGTCGGCGAGGGCGGCTCCACCGAGGGCCCGAAGCCCGTTGCCACCCCGAGTTCGGCCACCTCCGGGCCGGGCGGGTTCATCAACACCACGGTCGCCGTCACCGGCGGCACCGGCTCGATCACCCTCAGCGCCGAGGGCCTGCCCTCGCGGCCGATGTTCATGCCCTCGACGGTCAACCCTGGCGGCAGCTCGAAGATGAGCGTCGGCGTCCCGTTCCAGACCGGCACCTACAAGATCACCATCACCGCCACCGACAGCGCGGGCAAGTCCGGCAGCACTGAGTTCACCCTCACCGTGCGCTGACCCCCGCGGGCCGGAGCCCGTGCCGCCGCCCGCGGCACGGGCTCCTCCGCACCCGCCACGACCAGCCATCTCATCCGGATTTCAGCGCAGGCTGGGACGCTGCGCCGGTAGCACGACAGCTACCGAGATGGGGGTTCTTCGTGATCAAGAGACTCGGGCGCAGACCGGTGGCGGCGGCACTGGCCGCACTCGCCGCGGCGGGTTCGGTGCTGGCGGGCGGCACCGCGCACGCCGCCGACGGCCACGCCGACACCCAGGCGCTGCTCAACGGCTACCAGTCACACGCGGGACCGGGCGCGGCGGTGTACGCGGGCAACCGGACCGGTTCCTGGCACCTGAGCGCGGGCACCGCCTCGATCATCGGACCGGCCCGGCCGATCCGGCCGGACGAGCACTTCCGGGTGGGCAGCCAGACCAAGACCTTCACCGCCGCGGTGGTCCTGCAGCTGGTCGACGAGGGCAAGGTGGCGCTGGATGAGCCGATCGAGCGCTACCTGCCAGGTCTGGTGCAGGGCAACGGTTATGACGGCAACCGGATCACCGTGCGGCAGCTGCTCCAGCACACCGGCGGGGTGGCCAACCCGAACGTGCTGACCTACGCCCAGAACGCCGCCGGGCTGCTCAAGCCGGACGGCAGCGTGGAGCTGCGGCCTCTGGTCGAGGTCGGCCTGCGGACCTTCCCGCCGGTGGCCGAGCCGGGCGCGAAGGTGGAGTACTCCAACCTGGGTTACATGATCAACGGACTGCTGATCGAGAAGCTCACCGGTGTCTCCATCGGCGAGGCCATCACCAGCCGGATCATCAACCGGCTCGGCCTGACCAGGACCACCTTCCCCGGCCCCGGCGACCGCTCGCTGCCCGCGCCCTACCTCTCCGGCTACCGGGGTGTGCGGGCCGGTCCGTTCTTCTTCTGGACCGAGACCACCTCGGCGCCGCTCATTTCCGAGCCGTCCCTGGGCAGCCCGGCTGGCGCGGTCATCTCCTCGCTGGCCGACCTGTCGAAGTTCTACCGGGCGGTGGTGGACGGCGGGCTGTTCTCCGCGGCCACCGGTGCGGAGATGCGCCGGATCGCGACCATGCCCAACCCGTCCGACCCGCGCTGGCTCGGGGTGGGTCTCGGCGTGCAGCTGCTCTCGCTCTCCTGCGGCAACGCCTGGTTCCACAACGGCATCGCCACCTCCGGCTACACCTCGTTGACCGCGGTGACCGAGGACGGCAGGCACGCCTCGCTGATGACCAACGCCTGGGAGGCCACTTCGATCAAGCCCACCCCGGTGGACGTGATCGAGTCCGCGCTCTGCGGCAGCCGGTGAGGCGTCACGGGGTGGCGGGGTCGCCCGCCACCCCGTGCAGCACGGCCTGCCGCATCCGGCGCAGCTCCGGCCCCGGCCGCGCGGCCAGGTCGGCGGCCAGCCGGTCGCGCACCCGGTCGTACAGGGCCAGCGCGTCTGCCTGCCTGCCGCCGGCGCTCAGTGCCCGCATGAGCAGTGCGGCCACCGGTTCGTGGTGCGGGTGCACCGAGGCCAGCGCCCACAGCTCGTCCAGGGTCTCGGCGTGCCTGCCCAGGCTCAGCTGGCAGTGCGCCGCGCGCAGGGCGAGGTGCACGCCCCGGTCGGTCAGCCGGAGCCGTTCGGTCTCCGCGAACGGTCCCAGCAGCCCGGCCAGCGGGTCGCCGCGGAACAGGGCCAGCGCCCGGCGGTAGGCCCGCACCGCCTCGGCCAGGTCACCCGCGCGCTCGGCCGTGGCCGCCTCCGCGGCGATCCGGGCCAGCCCGGTCAGGTCGAGGTCCACCGCGGTGGCGCGGAAACGGTAGCCCCGCTGATCCCGTTCGATCACCGGGTCCCCGCCGCGGTGCAGGCATTTGCGCAGCCGGTAGACGTAGACCGGGACCACGTTGCCCAGCGGCGGTTCCAGCCCCCACACCCGGTGCAGCAGCTCGGCCTGGCTGACCGGGATGTCCGGGCGCAGCACCAGCGCGGCCAGCAGGCTCTGCTGCCGGACCGGCCCGAGGTCCAGCGCTTCCGCGCCGTGCCAGGCCCGCACCGGTCCGAGCACCGAGATCCGCAGCCGCGCGGCCGGGACCGGGGCGGTGAGCGGGAGGGTGATGCCGTGGTCGAAGGCGTAGACGATGGCCGCGGCCCGATCGCGCAGGCCGAGCTTGGCCTGGATGCGCCGGACGTGCTCGGTCACCGCCTGCTCCGCGACCGCGAGCGCGCGGCCGATCTCGGCGTCGGTGCGGCCGCGGCCGAGCGCGCGCAACACCTCGCGTTCGGTTCCGGTCAGCTCTTCGGTGGTGAGGCTGGGCACTCGCTGAGCGTGCGGTCCGGTCCGGGCGGCCGACCAGGCCATGAACCGGCCAATTGTGGCCGGTCCGATCACCGCTGCGGTCTGCGCCCCTGCCGCCGGTACAGCCGCAGCGCCTGCCGCCACACGTCCCCGGCCGGTCCGGACTCGCCGAGCGCGAGCTGGGCCTCGGCCAGTTTCGCCAGGGTGTTGGCTTCCTCGTAGGTGTTGCCGAGCTCGCGGTACACGGTCAGCGCCTGCCGGTAGTAGTCCAGGGCGTCGGCGTGCCTGCCGGTGTGCTGGGCGATGTAGCCCAGGCTGTCCAGGGTGTAGCCGAGACTGTCCGGCGCTGCGCTGTCATGGTGCTGCCGGAGCAGGGACAACGCGCTCTCGCAGTGCGCGCGGGCCTGCTCGAAGTCGGTCAGCAGGGCGTGGTACCAGCCCACCGCGTTGAGCGCCTGAGCTTCCCGCAGCGGCAGGCCGAGCCCCCGGTACAGCTCCAGCGCGCGGGTGGCGTGCGCCAGCGCGTGCTCGTTGTCCCCCAACTGTTCCCTGGCCCAGGCGAGGGTGTGCTGGGTGTGTGCCTGAGCCAGCGCGTCGCCGCTCTGCTCGGCCAGCTCCAGCGCCTGCCGGAGGTGCCGCACCGCCTCCTCGTGCTGCCCCGCCCTGGCGTGGGCGTGCCCGAGCAGCCGGTGCGCCCTGGCCCGCGCGGCCGGATCGCCCAGTGCCTCGGCCGCGGCCAGCCCGGCCTGCCACAGCGCGAGCGCCCCGTGCAGCCGCCCGCGCCGCCGGTGCACCACGTCCAGCGCACCGGCCAGCTGCCACACCAGCAGGTGCCACCCCCGGTCCCTGGCCAACCGGTGCACCGCCGCCAGGTTGCCCTCCTCGGCATCGAACCAGGCCAGCGCCGCGGCCTCGTCCCGCAGGTGGCTGTCGGTGGCGGGCGGTTCCAGCGGGATCGGCTCGCGGTGCGGGGCCAGCAGCCGGTCCGCGGCGTGCGCGGTGCTCAGGTAGTGCCCGGCCAACGCGGCCTCCCGGTCCGCATCGCCCGCCGCCAGGCGCTGGGCGTACTGCCGCACCAGGTCGTGGAAGCGGTACCGGCCGGGCACGGGCTGCTGGAGCAGGTGCGCGTCCACCAGCTCTTCCAGCAACTCCTCGGCAGCGGCCACCTCGATCCCGGCGAGCGCGGCCGCGGCCCGCCGTTCGATGTCCGGCCCGGGATGCAGCCCCAGCAGCCGGAACAGCCGCTGCTGCGCATCCGTGAGCTGCCGGTAGGACACCTCGAACGCCGCACCCACCCCCGCCAGCCGACCCTCCCGCAGCCGCTCGGTCAGATCCGCCACCGTCCACGCCGGACGCCCGCGCAACCGGGCGGCCGCGATCCGGACCGCCAGCGGCAGGAACCCGCAGCACCGCACCAGCTCCGCCACGGCTTCCCGTTGTCCGGCAACACGTTCCGCCCCCGCCACCCGCTCGAACAACGCGACCGCGTCCGCGGCGGACAACACGTCCAGCGACACCGCCCGCCCACTGCCCAACCCCGCGAGCCGCCCCCGGCTGGTCACCAGCGCCAGACACCCGGCCGCCCCCGGCAACAACGGCCGCACCTGCGCCGCGCTCACCGCGTTGTCCAGCACCACCAGCACCCGCCGCCCGGCCAGCTCCGCCCGCCACAACGAGGCCCGCTCATCCAGCCCAGCCGGAATCCGCTCCCCGCCAACCCCCAACGCGCGCAACAACATCTCCAGCGCCGCCGCCGGATCGGTGGCCTCCCGCTCACTGGCGTGCCCGTGCAGGTCGATGAACAGCGCGCCGTCGGGATAACGCCCGGCCAGCCGGTGCGCGACGTGCACGGCCAGCGTGGTCTTGCCCACCCCGGCCATCCCGTCGATCGCGTCGATCACCACCGTCCGCGGCCTGCCGTCACCCAGCTCCGCCAGCAGCCGCTCAACCTCCTCGGCCCGCCCGGTGAACTCCGCGGTGTCCCCCGGCAGGTCGTTGCGACCACCGGCGGGCGGCGCGGGATCATCCACGGCCGCGGCCAGCAACTGACCGCGTTCGGCCGGTGCCAACTCCAGCGCGTCGGCCAGCCGCCGGGCCGTGGACGGCCGGGGATCGGCCCGCCTACCGGTCTCCAGCCCGCCGATGGTGCGCACACCGACCCCGGACCGCTGCGCCAACTGCTCCTGGGTGAGCCCCGCCAGCACCCTGAACTGCCGCAGCCGCAAGCCGAACCGGCCCGTCACCCGTCACTCCCCCTGGGGAAAGCGGAGCAGCTACTCCGTCCCACTCCAACATATAGCGCACCGGGGGCCTTGCGGCAAGGCCCCGGTCATGCCGCAGAATCTCCCGCCGTAGCCACAACCAGCGAAAACGGGAGTACCCAGGTGCGAATGACGGACGCCGACGTGATCATCGTGGGCGCGGGCCCCACCGGGCTGATGCTGGCCGGTGAACTGCGGCTGACCGGGGTGCGGCCGCTGGTGCTGGAGCGGCAGCCGGAGCTGCGGGACATCCCGAAGGCCGGTGGGCTGGGCGGGCAGGTCCTGGAGCTGTTGCGCTACCGGGGTGTGCTGGACAAGCTGGTCGCGGCCACCACCGGTCCGCTGCCGCCGCCCCGGTTCCCCTTCGGCGGGGTGCACGTGGACCTCACCCGCCTGCCGGACCCGCCGATGCACGCGCTGCCGCTGCCGCAGGCGCGACTGGAGCGGGTGCTGGAGGACCACGCCCTGGCGGTTGGCACCGAGATCCGGCGCGGGCACGAGGTGCTCGGGGTGAGTCAGGACGAGGACGGGGTCACCGCGGAGGTGCGCGGGCCGGACGGGCCGTACGAGGTGCGGGGCAGGTACCTGGTGGGCTGTGACGGGCCGCGCAGCCCGGTGCGGGAGCTGGCCGGGATTCCATTCCCCGGCACCACCTATCCGGAGGTGAACCGGTTCGCGCACGTGACCTTGCCGGAGTCGGTGCGGGTGCTGGACGACGGCGATCTGGACATCGCCGGGCAGCGCCGGATCGCCGCCGGTTTCACCCGGACCGAGCGGGGTGTGTTCGCCTTCGGGCCGCTCTCCCCCGGGTCGGTGATGGTCTACACCACCGAGGACGAGTTCACCCAGCCCGAGGACGACGCGCCGATGACGCTGGCCGAGGTCAGCGAGAGCGTGCGCCGGGTGCTGGGCATCGACCTGCCCATGGGCGAAGCCAGCAGGCTCTCCCGCTACCGCCACCAGGCGCGGCAGGCCGAGCGGTACCGGGACGGCCGGATCCTGCTCGCCGGTGATGCGGCGCACCAGTTCCCGGCCACCGGGGTCGGGCTCAACGCCGGGATGCTGGACGCGGTCAACCTGGCCTGGAAGCTGGCCGCCGCACTGCAAGGCTGGGCTCCGGACGGGCTGTTGGAGACCTACCACCAGGAGCGGCACTTCGCCGGGGCGCGCACCCTCCAGCACACCCAGGCCCAGGTGGCGTTGCGGCGCACCCAGGACGCGGCCGCCGACGCGCTGCGCGCGGTGTTCCAGGAACTGCTCGCCGACGAGCCCGCGGCCCGGCGGATCGGCGCCATGATCGCGGGTTCGGACTTCCGCTACCCGCTGCCCGGCGCCGACCGGCACCCCTTGGTCGGCGCGTTCGCCCCCGACCTCGCCCTGCACACCGACCAGGGCGGCACCAGCGTCGCCGAACTGCTCGCCGC from Crossiella sp. CA-258035 harbors:
- a CDS encoding LuxR family transcriptional regulator — protein: MLDDAVRTRSGPPPLIGRDAELAALRAATARPPSVAFVAGEAGIGKTRLVAELAARSGPAQVVMAACQPLADPFPYGVLLDCLSRCGDRLRDPGPVTGALRDHLPELAALLPPAPPPLGDPVAERHRVFRAIRQLLAALGPAVLVVEDLHWADERTRQVLRFVLADPPPELSVVATYRPEDLPAQAPLGRALRIPPGVTGVHLTLRPLDAGEVRAMVNAVLGAPLASVPFAEAVWQETGGVPFVVEETVRALPAPERDVRTDETAARWVLAETGVPALVREAVQERVRGLPPAARALAEAAAVLDVAESADTLAAVAGEADLDQLTMLVRSAVLVEESADRYGFRSPMAARAVRESTPGPWRSELHKRAIRVLSGLDRKPLARLAAHAKAGGLVADWLRYSELAADAAVEGRDVPTAIDLLCQVISDADARAEDVNRLAMKLCDHAVAGLHSPSALARVEDLLSDPRLTADVRGEVHLWFGLLLLRQTGESDRAEAEIAHAVELLADQPGRIARGMAVLAVPYLNTAPLAEHQAWLDRVEGVLDHLPARALRLAVLATTLGGRLIAGDPSAWDRAARLPAPAEVRDPEEVRHLARAHCNLADACSWIGHHQRARAFLRTGLTLAARVGAPYVIGAAEATAVRLDWLTGQWSGLEERIAELLRTYAHLPPVTTELNLACGWLATARGDWARAEAGFQAAEGAHPAAATIPVRIAAVGGLAAMLLSRGETAAAEQQAERGVALLRGKGAWVWAGEVVPHAVDCYLAGQRPEAARDLLAELADGLTGTDAPFAEATLTACRARLAAAAGDRGETQRLYQAAVDQHRELGLTYRATQLTEAALRAAPPDTAALGSLAQTYDALGATVDAARCRHHIRSIGVPTPSPRGRRGYGSQLSPREQDIARLVASGRTNREIAQALFISRRTVEEYVAKVCRKLNAASRHDIRL
- a CDS encoding S8 family peptidase — protein: MHRTRRTAALLAVAAVAMTVTAGVATAQPEAAVVQADEHIAGRYLVVLKDSARAAQGHASTLTQRYGGVVADTYSATLNGFAVRDLPERQAKLLAADPSVKAVHEDGTTRAVAEEQPNPPSWGLDQIDQRTTSLDKKYTYPNKADNTTAYVIDSGVRIQHSEFEGRASHGYDFIDNDNDASDCFWHGTHVAGTIAGKTVGVAKKAKVVAVRSLNCGGSGPDSATVSALEWVAKNGVKPGVVNLSLVMDTVGVGDEQVKALVAKGFVVAVAAGNNGQDACTASPGRTPEAFTIGWINQGGGRSGNYGRCVDLFAPGGNIYSTDHTGAYRTGSGTSMASPHGAGAAALYLGANPGATPQQVRDALVDNATPDLVTNPGAGSPNKLLYTGFIGGGPTKCGVKANDEDVSIPDAGAAVGSSVTQNSCEGKASATLPVRVDIEHGYTGDLAIDLIGPSGATFPLHRAGGVGEAGGVHQSFTVDASREEANGTWRLSVRDVHRFDTGTLTGWSITF
- a CDS encoding serine protease; this encodes MRTPRLVTALCVALAALAMPVAAAAEPAPISTAAIPTDELKAGDAGANVINGQRTTVKENPFVIAGVRAGGGGPQGQSCTAAVVGKRKILTAAHCMIDVGGAKSYIYGDDDLTTAGDETFRTNVTSFKAHPRYTGPNSWQTGYDVAVITTADDLPVPESQWAKVAGSGDTGLTQPGKSGTVFGYGRTTSSGGSGALYKTTLPVNDAKDCQVFNVRVNPDVMVCTGYDNGRTATCSGDSGGPYIVDGVVAGVVSWGAGGCDRYSIMARLTNEMGDWARKEIGGQPGDGKFTVGLSPSSGKVEPGKHISTSVTSKAGDQGAEKLELSAAGLPGGATATFQPASITSGEVAKLTIETATSTPKGTHKVTVTAKGGSGAKTAEYTLTVGEGGSTEGPKPVATPSSATSGPGGFINTTVAVTGGTGSITLSAEGLPSRPMFMPSTVNPGGSSKMSVGVPFQTGTYKITITATDSAGKSGSTEFTLTVR
- a CDS encoding serine hydrolase domain-containing protein, with translation MIKRLGRRPVAAALAALAAAGSVLAGGTAHAADGHADTQALLNGYQSHAGPGAAVYAGNRTGSWHLSAGTASIIGPARPIRPDEHFRVGSQTKTFTAAVVLQLVDEGKVALDEPIERYLPGLVQGNGYDGNRITVRQLLQHTGGVANPNVLTYAQNAAGLLKPDGSVELRPLVEVGLRTFPPVAEPGAKVEYSNLGYMINGLLIEKLTGVSIGEAITSRIINRLGLTRTTFPGPGDRSLPAPYLSGYRGVRAGPFFFWTETTSAPLISEPSLGSPAGAVISSLADLSKFYRAVVDGGLFSAATGAEMRRIATMPNPSDPRWLGVGLGVQLLSLSCGNAWFHNGIATSGYTSLTAVTEDGRHASLMTNAWEATSIKPTPVDVIESALCGSR
- a CDS encoding BTAD domain-containing putative transcriptional regulator — its product is MPSLTTEELTGTEREVLRALGRGRTDAEIGRALAVAEQAVTEHVRRIQAKLGLRDRAAAIVYAFDHGITLPLTAPVPAARLRISVLGPVRAWHGAEALDLGPVRQQSLLAALVLRPDIPVSQAELLHRVWGLEPPLGNVVPVYVYRLRKCLHRGGDPVIERDQRGYRFRATAVDLDLTGLARIAAEAATAERAGDLAEAVRAYRRALALFRGDPLAGLLGPFAETERLRLTDRGVHLALRAAHCQLSLGRHAETLDELWALASVHPHHEPVAALLMRALSAGGRQADALALYDRVRDRLAADLAARPGPELRRMRQAVLHGVAGDPATP
- a CDS encoding helix-turn-helix domain-containing protein, which codes for MTGRFGLRLRQFRVLAGLTQEQLAQRSGVGVRTIGGLETGRRADPRPSTARRLADALELAPAERGQLLAAAVDDPAPPAGGRNDLPGDTAEFTGRAEEVERLLAELGDGRPRTVVIDAIDGMAGVGKTTLAVHVAHRLAGRYPDGALFIDLHGHASEREATDPAAALEMLLRALGVGGERIPAGLDERASLWRAELAGRRVLVVLDNAVSAAQVRPLLPGAAGCLALVTSRGRLAGLGSGRAVSLDVLSAADAVALFERVAGAERVAGQREAVAELVRCCGFLPLAVRIAAARLRGRPAWTVADLTERLREGRLAGVGAAFEVSYRQLTDAQQRLFRLLGLHPGPDIERRAAAALAGIEVAAAEELLEELVDAHLLQQPVPGRYRFHDLVRQYAQRLAAGDADREAALAGHYLSTAHAADRLLAPHREPIPLEPPATDSHLRDEAAALAWFDAEEGNLAAVHRLARDRGWHLLVWQLAGALDVVHRRRGRLHGALALWQAGLAAAEALGDPAARARAHRLLGHAHARAGQHEEAVRHLRQALELAEQSGDALAQAHTQHTLAWAREQLGDNEHALAHATRALELYRGLGLPLREAQALNAVGWYHALLTDFEQARAHCESALSLLRQHHDSAAPDSLGYTLDSLGYIAQHTGRHADALDYYRQALTVYRELGNTYEEANTLAKLAEAQLALGESGPAGDVWRQALRLYRRQGRRPQR